In the genome of Colletotrichum lupini chromosome 8, complete sequence, one region contains:
- a CDS encoding dioxygenase produces the protein MDPPDIPAGTECRRRPLTQSARPSQVPSQDPGVTLGPRLHYPSKPSTNFRVSRDRLWGRGSASTPQNALSSMKSETQTECRRGLSPRCGGFAAARLRYYPSTDTRNSNHLYCMQATMAQNTPELLDLTIDNITPNTVRINSQSDNARLKYLMERLVTHLHDFARETRLSTDEWMAALNFLVGCGQISSDVRHEFILLSDILGLSLLVDSINHPKPSDSTEGSVLGPFHTHDAPTLENGANMSGDPEGEPLLVVCTIKDRQGNPISGVKIDIWETDSSGHYDVQHEGRTEASERCVMISDEEGRFFFQGIKPVSYPIPHDGPVGKLLSLLGRHCWRPAHLHFMFQKEGWDHLITALYIRGDPYEKSDAVFGVKKSLVVDLDKVDKATAEEYNVKEGGWLLKQDFVLVSEKETQELRDQNAIEALGKLGLTHLKLVDHLPVPELD, from the exons ATGGATCCCCCGGACATCCCGGCCGGGACCGAGTGCCGAAGAAGGCCGCTTACACAATCCGCCCGCCCATCGCAAGTCCCGAGCCAGGACCCGGGGGTGACGCTCGGACCCCGTCTGCACTACCCCTCCAAGCCCTCCACCAACTTCAGAGTCTCCCGCGACAGGTTGTGGGGGCGGGGCAGCGCTAGTACCCCGCAGAACGCCCTCTCCTCTATGAAGTCAGAGACTCAGACTGAGTGCCGGAGGGGATTATCACCCAG GTGCGGCGGATTTGCCGCGGCGCGGCTAAGGTATTACCCGTCGACCGACACTCGAAATTCAAACCACCTGTACTGCATG CAAGCAACAATGGCTCAGAACACACCAGAGCTCCTGGATCTCACGATCGACAACATCACACCCAACACCGTTCGCATCAACTCGCAGAGCGACAATGCACGACTCAAGTACCTCATGGAACGGCTCGTCACCCATCTGCACGACTTTGCGCGGGAGACGCGGTTGAGCACTGACGAGTGGATGGCGGCGCTGAATTTCCTCGTCGGCTGCGGACAGATTAGCAGCGACGTGCGGCAT GAGTTCATTCTCCTCTCCGATATTCTAGGCCTCTCCCTGCTCGTCGACAGCATTAACCACCCCAAGCCATCCGACTCCACCGAAGGCTCCGTCTTGGGGCCATTCCACACACACGATGCGCCGACTCTAGAGAACGGAGCGAATATGTCGGGAGATCCTGAGGGCGAACCGCTGCTGGTTGTGTGCACCATCAAGGACCGACAAGGTAACCCCATCTCCGGAGTCAAGATTGACATCTGGGAGACGGACAGCAGTGGTCACTACGACGTGCAGCACGAAGGGAGGACAGAAGCAAGCGAGCGCTGTGTCATGATCTCGGATGAGGAGGGTCGCTTCTTCTTCCAGGGAATCAAGCCCGTGAGCTATCCAATTCCCCACGATGGGCCGGTTGGAAAGTTGCTTTCTCTCCTGGGGCGTCATTGCTGGCGGCCAGCGCATCTGCACTTCATGTTCCAAAAGGAAGGCTGGGACCACTTGATCAC CGCACTCTATATCCGGGGAGATCCATATGAGAAATCGGATGCGGTGTTTGGTGTTAAGAAGAGCCTTGTTGTCGACCTCGATAAAGTGGACAAGGCGACGGCGGAGGAGTATAACGTCAAGGAGGGTGGATGGTTGCTGAAACAGGACTTTGTGCTGGTCTCGGAGAAGGAGACGCAGGAGCTGCGGGACCAGAATGCTATCGAAGCATTGGGAAAGCTGGGTCTGACACATCTCAAGCTTGTCGACCATTTGCCAGTGCCAGAGCTTGACTGA
- a CDS encoding GMC oxidoreductase has protein sequence MKFLFSVAALFAAAHAAFDQPLGPTLNATGPTDNSTYDYVVVGSGPGGAPLAARLAMAGFSVLLIDAGEDRGEDPAVQVPALHVLASQHQPIAWDFFVNHYSDPEQAKRDSKMSYRKPDGEIYVGLDPPEGSEQLGILYPRVGALGGCSQHNALVTILPQDSDWDNIAAITGDSSWEASKMREYYKKLEKCHYLPGGLDSSVHGYDGWLETQTTPPILIVQDQKVLSLVLAAATTMGKSLLGKVINTVTGLLEILAVDVNNDSPDRDSGEKIYQIPLSMKDPSFTRSSPRDFIFDVVTATNEDGSKKYKLDVALNTLVTKVNFDTTGEKPKATGVEYLVGKSLYRADPRATKEDGGVPGRVFASREVIVSAGTFNTPQLLKLSGIGPASELESFDIPVVKDLPGVGGNMQDRYEVGIVGKAPTDFSLLEKCTFLDMNGTHNGEDPCFSQWQSGIGGLKGGYTTNGIAFGYFKHSSVAENGNPDLFLGGVPAYFNGYFPNYAEHALADLSVWTWLTLKGHSRNNAGVVNLTSTNPRDTPNITFHSLFEGIGGEEDLQAVYEGMQYGIEAFENLIPLDGSFERIWPPKEISSEADLKQFAKDEAWGHHASCTAPIGADDDPLAVLDSNFKVRGVDGLRVVDASIFPKIPGFYIVLGIYMASEKAADVIIAEAQAA, from the exons ATGAAGTTCCTTTTCTCTGTTGCGGCGCTTTTCGCGGCTGCCCATGCGGC CTTCGATCAACCCCTTGGTCCAACCCTGAATGCCACGGGACCTACAGACAACTCGACGTATGACTACGTCGTAGTCGGCTCCGGGCCGGGCGGTGCTCCCCTCGCTGCCCGCCTGGCCATGGCCGGCTTCAGTGTCCTGCTCATCGACGCCGGTGAGGATCGAGGCGAAGACCCGGCCGTCCAGGTTCCAGCTTTGCACGTTCTGGCTTCTCAACATCAGCCGATCGCGTGGGATTTCTTCGTCAACCACTACTCTGATCCGGAGCAGGCCAAGAGGGACAGCAAGATGTCGTATCGAAAGCCGGATGGAGAGATCTATGTTGGTCTCGACCCGCCAGAGGGGTCTGAGCAGCTGGGAATCTTGTATCCTCGTGTCGGCGCCCTCGGTGGTTGCTCACAG CACAATGCTCTTGTCACCATTCTGCCTCAGGATAGTGACTGGGACAACATTGCGGCCATCACTGGTGACAGCTCGTGGGAG GCTTCCAAGATGCGAGAGTACTACAAGAAGCTCGAAAAGTGTCACTACCTCCCCGGCGGCCTCGACAGCTCCGTGCACGGCTACGACGGATGGCTAGAGACTCAAACTACCCCGCCAATTCTCATCGTTCAAGACCAAAAGGTGCTGTCTCTGGTTCTCGCTGCTGCCACCACGATGGGCAAGTCACTTCTCGGCAAGGTGATCAACACCGTCACCGGCCTCCTCGAGATCTTGGCCGTCGATGTCAACAACGACTCACCCGACCGTGACAGTGGAGAGAAGATCTACCAGATTCCCCTCTCCATGAAGGATCCTTCCTTCACTCGTTCATCCCCTCGTGACTTCATCTTCGACGTTGTCACCGCGACCAACGAGGACGGATCCAAGAAGTACAAGTTGGATGTGGCTCTCAACACGCTCGTGACCAAGGTCAACTTTGACACGACGGGCGAGAAGCCCAAGGCAACTGGCGTTGAGTACCTCGTCGGTAAGAGCCTGTACCGTGCCGATCCCAGAGCCACCAAGGAGGACGGCGGCGTCCCCGGACGTGTGTTCGCTAGCAGGGAAGTCATCGTGTCCGCGGGAACCTTCAACACCCCTCAGCTGCTCAAGCTTAGTGGTATCGGCCCTGCCTCCGAACTTGAATCCTTTGATATCCCTGTAGTCAAAGACCTCCCTGGTGTCGGCGGCAACATGCAGGACCGGTACGAAGTCGGCATCGTGGGCAAGGCGCCCACCGACTTCTCCCTCCTCGAGAAGTGCACCTTCCTCGACATGAACGGCACGCACAACGGCGAGGACCCCTGCTTCTCTCAGTGGCAGTCGGGCATCGGCGGCCTAAAGGGCGGCTACACGACCAACGGCATTGCTTTCGGGTACTTCAAGCACTCTTCCGTCGCGGAGAATGGCAATCCGGACCTCTTCCTCGGTGGTGTACCGGCCTACTTCAACGGTTACTTCCCCAATTATGCCGAGCACGCCCTCGCCGACCTCAGCGTCTGGACCTGGCTTACCCTCAAGGGCCACAGCCGTAACAACGCCGGCGTAGTCAACCTGACGAGCACCAACCCGCGCGACACGCCCAACATCACCTTCCACAGCCTTTTCGAGGGCATCGGTGGCGAGGAAGATCTTCAGGCTGTGTACGAGGGAATGCAGTACGGCATCGAGGCGTTTGAGAACCTGATCCCGCTTGATGGCTCGTTTGAACGCATCTGGCCACCCAAGGAGATCTCATCTGAGGCTGACCTTAAGCAATTTGCCAAAGATGAGGCCTGGGGTCATCATGCTAGCTGCACTGCGCCTATTGGTGCCGATGACGATCCGCTTGCTGTCCTGGATTCTAACTTCAAGGTTCGTGGGGTTGACGGATTGCGCGTGGTCGATGCCTCCATCTTCCCCAAGATTCCCGGGTTCTATATCGTTCTTGGTATCTACATGGCGAGTGAGAAGGCCGCTGATGTGATCATCGCTGAGGCACAAGCGGCGTAG
- a CDS encoding TAM domain methyltransferase, producing the protein SCPFPCPPCAGVSPRGPLPRTLTIPGTTVIHLLLFPNPNRGRLSQSTNLQTFTSTKRPRRTPERRDMAAAGQPLEPDTFDSDSAISELRNGSTDSPTPSMLTVLEENGRTYHAMSSGSEQCLVNRLSDAGSLMTDDINTEYPFPNDIVEQERLDFQHLMWSVTLGDKLCLCPKDSQKAKRVLDAGTGTGIWAMDYDLSNIQPKWTPPNLTWELDDLEQNWTWSQPFDFIFVRMLAGSLKNYQDFINQAFENLEPGGYLEMQDLSLPYRCDDASLTPDSPIHKLSDLFLRGGRVTGRNMDAAPTYATLMRTAGFVDVEEQQFKWPVNAWPRDPHFKTLGAYTHCNLDHGLEGLTLGLATRNLGWSKEETLLFCATVRKSLRSHKVHAYVPLYVVYGRKPTVAETSGSNPPEGIH; encoded by the exons tcttgccCCTTTCCTTGCCCTCCTTGCGCAGGAGTGAGTCCTCGGGGCCCTCTTCCCCGTACCCTCACCATCCCTGGAACGACCGTTATCCACCTTTTGCTTTTCCCGAACCCAAACCGGGGTCGGCTTTCTCAATCTACCAACCTACAAACATTTACATCGACAAAACGACCGAGGAGAACTCCAGAGCGAAGAGATATGGCTGCCGCTGGGCAACCTCTG GAGCCCGATACCTTTGATTCGGACTCGGCAATCTCGGAG CTTCGGAATGGTAGTACCGACTCGCCTACCCCGAGCATGTTGACGGTGCTGGAGGAGAATGGCAGGACATATCACGCAATGAGTTCCGGGAGTGAGCAGTGCCTTGTGAACCGCCTTTCCGATGCTGGGTCCTTGATGACTGACGATATAAACACAGAATATCCGTTCCCCAACGATATTGTCGAGCAGGAGCGCCTAG ATTTCCAACACCTCATGTGGAGTGTGACGCTGGGCGACAAGCTATGCCTATGTCCTAAGGACTCACAAAAGGCAAAGCGCGTGCTGGACGCCGGCACGGGCACCGGGATCTGGGCGATGGATTACG ATCTGAGCAACATCCAGCCAAAATG GACACCTCCGAACTTAACATGGGAGCTGGACGACCTAGAGCAGAATTGGACATGGTCTCAGCCGTTCGACTTCATCTTTGTCCGCATGCTAGCAGGGAGTCTCAAAAACTACCAAGACTTTATCAACCAAGCCTTCGA AAACCTTGAACCAGGCGGCTACCTCGAAATGCAAGACCTCTCCCTTCCCTACCGCTGCGACGACGCATCCCTAACGCCAGACTCCCCAATCCACAAACTCTCCGACCTTTTCCTCAGAGGCGGCCGTGTAACAGGCCGCAACATGGACGCGGCGCCCACCTACGCCACCCTCATGCGCACCGCGGGCTTCGTCGACGTTGAAGAACAACAATTCAAGTGGCCCGTCAACGCGTGGCCGCGCGACCCGCACTTCAAGACGTTGGGCGCGTACACGCACTGTAACCTCGACCACGGGCTCGAAGGGTTGACGTTGGGGCTCGCGACGAGGAATTTGGGGTGGAGTAAAGAGGAGACGCTGCTTTTTTGCGCGACGGTGAGGAAGAGTTTGAGGAGCCATAAGGTGCATGCTTATGTTCCTTT ATACGTTGTGTACGGGCGGAAGCCGACGGTGGCGGAGACGAGTGGATCTAATCCACCGGAGGGTATACACTAG